TGGTCAGCACCTTAGCCTGTCCTGCCATTTGCGGCAAGGTCAACAGCTTCTTTGAGGTCGAGAGCGCCCGAATAAATTGCCTTGCCTGTAATTACCCCTTCTACGCCGTCATTTACGAGAGGAAGAAGCTTTTTAATATCGTCAATGGAAGAAACACCGCCCGAAGCTATAATCGGTATATCGACAGAAAGCGCCAGTTCACGGGTCGTCTCAATATTGGGTCCCCGCATCATTCCATCTCTCGATATGTCCGTATAGATAATGGCAGCCACGCCATAATCTTCATATTCGGCAGCCAGCTCCATGGCGTTTTTGGAAGTCACCTCGGCCCAGCCCTTGATGGCTACCTTTCCTTCTTTTGCATCAATACCGACGACGATTCTTCCATGGTATATATCACAGGCCTTGATCACAAATTGGGGACTCTTCTGGGCAATTGTGCCGAGAATGACCCTGTCTGCACCCATGGAAATATACTCATCGATTGTTTCGATGTCTCTTATGCCGCCGCCGACCTGGACAGGAATACTGATGGCATCGATAATATCTTCAATAATGTCCTTATTCCGGGGCGTTCCCTTAAAAGCGCCATCGAGATCGACAAGATGAAGCCTTGTCGCTCCCAGGGATGCCCATTTTTTTGCCATTGAGACGGGGTCCGATGAAAATACGGTGTCTCTTTTCA
This genomic interval from Deltaproteobacteria bacterium contains the following:
- the hisA gene encoding 1-(5-phosphoribosyl)-5-[(5-phosphoribosylamino)methylideneamino]imidazole-4-carboxamide isomerase; protein product: MEIIPAIDLKGGQCVRLEQGDMKRDTVFSSDPVSMAKKWASLGATRLHLVDLDGAFKGTPRNKDIIEDIIDAISIPVQVGGGIRDIETIDEYISMGADRVILGTIAQKSPQFVIKACDIYHGRIVVGIDAKEGKVAIKGWAEVTSKNAMELAAEYEDYGVAAIIYTDISRDGMMRGPNIETTRELALSVDIPIIASGGVSSIDDIKKLLPLVNDGVEGVITGKAIYSGALDLKEAVDLAANGRTG